The DNA segment CCCTGCAGAGAATGTGTTGGCATTTGTAGTGATGCAACTACATTTGTCTTTGTTATATAGATAACAATCCTTGTTTTATCAAATGTGGAATAACCAATCGCAGAGCGTAGGTAGAACTCATTGCTCTGTGCCTTGCTCTCTGCTTTGCCAAAGCACGAAGGGCGATATGGAAGTTGAATGCATTCTTATTTACACCCAAGTCATGATGGATGAAAGTGAAAACTGTTACATGTAAGGTATTGGGTTGGCCAAGTGGGACATAAAAGCAGAATCGCGGGCGCTTACGCAATAACAAACAGTGGAGCGGTGGGTTGGGATCGTTGTTGGCCAAAGCGGATGGGAACGTGGCGTAGGCGATAGGGATATATATAGAAGTTCGGTGTACATGTACAGGTAATACGCTTTCCATTGTGGATTACATGTCAGATTATAGTACAATCTAGCCCATAACCTAACCCACCTATATACAAGACCCTATTTACCGCCTTCCTTTATGCTGTATTTCGCTTTAGCAAGTCTATACTCTACCTTCCTACATATCGTTGATGCCTTATGGGGCTGCGAGATCAACTGTATCTGAAAACGAAACACCAAACTATAGGCTACCGCGTAATGACGAATAAAGGCGTATTGTGACATCACCAGCTGTGAAGTTGGCGAGATAAGGAAGGACAGAGAATGCCGCATctgtgtttattattttgataacACAACATTCCAGATACTGTATGCATTAAGCAACAAACGTACGCTAAATTTCGAACACCAAGCTGGTATAGATTTAtgcattgaaaattttccGCATATATTCAGGCAGAAGCAATtctattttattaaaagaaatcTTGTTTTAATGACTAGGAAGAAGTGTTCGCGAATTGCAAGAATGGGTTGGCCCATTCATACCATTCTTCTCTCTCCTTCTCGCTCTCGTAATCTTCAGCTCCCCGCAGCATGTTCAATGCCTTCGTGGCCTGATCCGCAGCTTCTTGTGTCTTGCCCTTGAAGTGGTTCATGTAAGCGAGTATCCCAAACGCCATGGCATAGACTTTACGTTTAATCTTTTGATCTCCAAACTGAGCATCCATTCCTCTCATGGCCGACTCCAGGAATTCTAGATCTGCTTCGCTATTTTCGAGGAAACAATAGCACGCACCCAAGTAAAAAGCGCCTGTGCATTGAATCTCCGCCTTCAGTTTAAGATCCGAGCTCTTGACAGCTTTTATTCGGTCGTAGAGGTCCAGCTGGATTGGGAAGACTTGATCTTTGATTTGGTCGATCCAGTTGTTCATAAGAAACTCTTCACCAACCTTTGCAGCGACCTCGCCACAACCAACCAACCTCTTCAACTTGAGTTCAGCATCGGAGATATTCTCACACAGGTTGATCGCCCATTTCATCAGCGACAGTGACGTCGAAAGCTGCTTTTTCTCAATCAGTGATATACCGACGCTTATGACGTCTTGAACCACTACGTCACAATTGGAGCAGCTCTTTTCGGTATCCATAGCAACGAGTTGTTGACATTCCTTGTCAACGTCATCAGTGTTTCCACTTTCCAGCTTTGACTTTATCGAAATTATCTTGCCTTGGAAGAAATtgtctgaaaataaaactttgacgGTTAAAGGTCTTTGTGAttcaaaatgaatttaaatttgACTCAGAGTTGTGCAACAGTAGGCAGCGTTTTATGTTTTGCCAACTTTAGACTTTAGAGGAACTACCACATGACGACGTGATAGAAGCTGGCGACGGTAAAAAGTCTAAAGTTCATAACGCGTTGGTAGTCGCCCCATTAGCTAAATATTAATGCATCTTAATACCTTTGCACTGTGGTCCAATATATATCAGTCCTTTTACACGAAACGAGAGCTACTAATACGTGACCATTTGATAATCTAATCATTTAACAAATATTAGTCCTTTGCAATCGCACATGAACAAACTAATTAGTCTTCTAAGGTCACACGAGTCTTTGTCATAGATAATCATTAACTAATTATGCAATAGGGTTCGATGATGTGGAGACTCAAGCGCACGCCTCAAAACCACTAAAAATACGATCTTTTAAAAGCAAACTAAACcgttttaaaacattaataCGATTAAACAGCTTTCACTCTAATTCTTATTTTTCTTTCGAAAGTAGACTAGTAATATAATTATTAGATAGATATTAGAAGATTAGTGATATAAATTTTAGATAGATATATAGATATTAGTAGATTAGTAATGTAATTGTTAGATAGATATATAGATATTAGTAGATAAGTAATGTAATTGTTAGATAGATATTAGTAGAttattaatataattattagatatatagatatatagaTATTAGTAGATTAGTAAACGGTAAGGAACCCAAACCagcaaataaatttcttttatcttTAAACTCATGTATTTTAGATcatcattgaaaaaaaaaattaaccgCCATCATGTTCCATGAACCCCACATGACGATATTTCATgattgttgcgtcatagaAATCATCCTCACCTTGCGTGCAATTGTCCGCCATTTTGATCAACTTCAAGTAAAGAATTTCAGTTCCGATAAACCGTAAATCTcttcaaatttaaattatcaCTTATTTTTTAGGGGCTTCTAAAATAAGctttaattaaatttactgTTCAGCGAAATAGCCCAATAAAGATTAACATTTTATACAAATACATTCTTCATGTAATGGCCGATGATGCAGCCGATGTCAGAACCTCATTGTCATGGCAGAGTCTACGTATAAATCAATTCTGACTCTGTCAAAACCGTTTTGATAGCACCTAATTGCGTGATCTTAACAATCTTTGgtttgaacgaataaatcaattCTCTGTCGGCAGATTATTGATAGTAACAAGCACAGGCACAAATCtacatattattattacaGACAAATCcaaacaatcacaaaaattgcacattttgtgGAATTATGCCAGAATATATACTCGCCCCTCCCAAGTTTTTATCTTCACTAATCAAAACACAACTTTTTTAATCGAattgtttcttatttttggAATCGACATTATTCAGAATACGACACTCGCCCACAACGGTTTCAATTCACCTCGTATGACCTTTTCGAAGACGATTATTACGTACGGTGTCGCTCAACTTGATGGTTGCTACTTCGCACCAGCGCTTAAATAGtcacaaaatgaaaatcattCAACCGTGATTGGTGGATCGCAGAAAAGGAAAAAGGCGACAAGTGTGTGTGCGACGGCGCGTGCGTTTGTCATAAGAGGAATGAAAGCAAAGGGCAAAGGTCAATACTGAAAAAGCCGACCAATGAATCTTTGCACATCCCCAGTTGTTAAGCTGCAAAGCTACAGTGTAAACTAATTGCTTTCTAAGAAGGTTATTGCTTTTTAGTTTCTAATCTTCTTGTTAAACAAACTTCATAaacgtttacaaaaataacaagcaCATGGGACCTGTTCACAATGTGTTTACACGCTGCCAAAAAAGAGAGGTCACGTGCGTCAGAACAGCCGCTCGAACAACAGGTAACATAAGAgcaagaaaatgaaataattgttttcaacTCCCTGGTTGTTGTATTTAGCAGAAGTGAAAGATTATCGAGAACTTGGTTCATCAAATTGATTTCGGCTCGTCTGTGTTTTGGCTGAATGCTTGGATCACTCGATCGATATCTATTCTATTTGCAGCCTCCCGATGAACGACTAAAACAGCCAAATTGTTCAAACGATCCAGCGAGTGAGAAGACCCGAGGTAAGTGTTCAGGTCTTGTAATACCATTTAAAGGAGTTTTCAAACGGCAAcacggcgattgtgacgaaggtcccatgcaagacgtcactatagaaaatttttaaatggttCTGGTCCAGTGCACATGTGACGTTAATTTGTGaaggtttgttgttgttatgacGTTTGTTGAgtgcaggtccaggctaaagttgacattttgtgttggttcaaaattaAGGCGTTtggctgttttttttttggaaaaaaacttgtgtaaaagttgaagcatttggcgtgggaattccagatacgagaatttgctcaaaatactgcattaagtccttttatcCTACATTTCGGTTGATGCAAAAACTCAgcgaggtgaccgggcttgtttagaagcaaattcaaattgaaaaattgtactttgcattgttttagattgGGCTTCGGATGGGCCTGGACGAATGGCTGGAAGAATCTGCAATTAAGATGTCAGCAAGCTCAGTGACAGAATTCTGAATCTCTCCCGTGGTAACTCTTCTGCCTTGACATAGCATCTGAACTGGATGAATGGTCCGACAAAGTCGCTGCAAAACATGAGGACAAAAAGATTGgctaaagtttttaaaacactCCAGCAGTGAAAACGCTTCGGAAAGATTTGAACAGCTTTGAGCCATATTTACGGGCGCTCACGCAATAACAAACAGTGGAGCGGTGGGTTGGGATCGTTGTTGGCCAAAGCGGACGGAAACGTGGCGTAGGCCTAGATAGGGATATATATAGAAGTTCAGTGTACAGGCGCTACACTTTCCATTGTGGATTATATGTCAGATTATAGTACAACCTAGCCCATAACCTAACCCAGCTGTCTACAAGACCCTATTTGCCGCCTTCCGTTATGCTGTATTTCGCTTTAGCAAGACTATACTTTACCTTCCTACATATCGTTGATGCCTTATGGGGCTGCGAGATCCACTGTATATGAAAGCGAAACACCAAACTACAGGTTACCGTGTAATGACGAATAAAGGCGTATTGTGACATCACCAGCTTTGAATTTGGCGTGATATGGAAAGACAGAGAATTCCGCATCTGTGTGTATTATTTTGATAACACAACATTCCATATactctatgcattaagcaacAAACGTACGCTAAATTTCGAAGACCAAGCTGGTTAAGATTTATGCATTGAAAAATTTCCGCATATATTCAGGCAGAAGCAATTCTATTTTATTAGAATAAATCTTGTTTTCATGACTAGGAAGAAGTGTTCGCGAATTGCAAGAATTGGTTGGCGAAGGAATACCATTCATCTCTCTCCTTCTCGTTCTCGTAATCTTCGGCTCCCCGCAGCATGTTCAATGCCTTCGTGGCCTGATCCACAGCTTCTTGGGTCTTGCCCTTGATGTGGTTCATGTAAGCGAGCGATCCAAACGTCATGGCATAGATTTTACGTTTAATCGCTTGATCTCCAAACTGAGCATCCATTCCTCTTATGGCCAACTCCAGGAATTCTAGATCTGCTTCGCTATTTTCGACGTAACAATGGCAAGCACCCAAGTAACAAGCCCCCTCGCATTCCATCGCCGCCTTCAGTTTAAGATCCGAGCTCTTAACAGCTTTTATTCGGTCGTATAGAGGTCCAGCTGGATTGGGAAGACTTGATCTTTGATTTGGTCTATCAAGTTGTTCATAAGAAACTCTTCACCAACCTTTGCAACGACCTCGCCACAACCAACCAACATCTTCAACTTGAGTTCAGCACCGGAGATATTCTCACACAGGTTGATCGCCCATTTCATCAGCGACAGTGACGTCGAAAGCTGCTTTTTCTCAACCAGCGAATTACCGATTTTTATGACGTCTTGAACAACTACGTCACAATCAGCGCAGCTCTTTTTGGTAGAAGTAGCAACGAGTTGTTGACATTCCTTGTCGACGTCATCAGTGTTTCCACTTTCCAGCTTTGATTTTATCGAAGTTATCTTGTCTTGGAAGAAGTTgtctgaaaacaaaactttctcGAGTAAACATTTATGCAGTGGAAGAAGAATTAGAATCATCCCGGGTTTGAGCTATTGGTGAGGATTATCTCATGGCTACAACTGTGTAACAGAAATCGGTCTTACCCTGCTTAGACGTGTCTGCCATCTTGATCGACTTCCACTGGAAAGTTGCTTCTCAAAACACAAAGACCAAAGGTTGTTTAGCTATTTCACTTACCTAGGTGCTTACTTGCTACGATGTGCAATAGACAGTTGCATTATTACGACTTGTTTCGATCGCATTCGACTTAATTGAGagcgttttattttaaatattacacGGTAGCTTGGCTGTTAGAGAAGAATGATTTCAGTAGCGATTGCGTCCTAACACTTTTGCAAGTAAGCTGATGTTGCCGGTTAACAGTCGTATTTATTCATATCCGGTGTGCTGGTTTCCGCCTGAAAACTAAACTATTCACCACATTTGTGCCTGCGAACGTTCATAGTGAGGCAACAACACGAACGGAATTCAGTCGATCAAAGTCTAGCAACGTGTGACGGTGTTCTTGCGTTTTGTCTGGTTTCAGATGTCAATTCACTTGACTCAAGTTACTTCTTTCAAACGACTCAGCCTGAGCCTTAAAACGTGGATGACTTTGTTACGAAGGTCACCGGTCAACCTACCAACGCACATCTCTGCACACATTCTGTGGTTGAGATTTCTTTTCATTGAGGTTATATCATGAACAACTACAGCCAGACAATAGCGCGATATTTCACGCAATGTCGGGGGCGGCCAAACACTTGCTCGACGTAGGAGCCTCCTTaggtaaaacagaaatattcgAAAACGATTCTTATGTCGCAGACAATGCTCCGTGATATGTCACAAACGCCTGAGATGTCAACTGTCTTGTTTCTGATTTATGTGGCTGCACGTCACCACGAACCAAGTCACGCGAACACGATGGCGCCGCCAATatagaataaaaataatgacCGAAATAGATTAAAATTGTAGCGACATCAATCGCAACAAAATGGAACAGATTAAAGTGGAGCTTTTCTACACCGTCATCCATGGTTTGTCCAGCATTGCAATATCGCTTATATGTTGAGGCTGGCTTACAGACCAACCAACCAACTAACCAATCAGATGACGTCACGCGTAAGCGCCATTTGTTGTCGAATGTAAGCAGGGTTTCCAACTAATTTGAATTGAAATGGACACTTCTtcgaaataaataaataaataacaattaaacGACAAACTCTAATCTGATAGAAGGTCGCTTTGTTAAGTGCCAAGTGAGGTATGTCCCGACCTAGAAATTTTACTTCAATTATCTCATCACTGCCTAGAAATACAAACCACGAGCTCACTGCGAttcaattaaatgaaattcacaaaatgttaaatcttgaaaaaatgacgtcatataacACGTGTGCTGAATTAAGACCAGATATT comes from the Clavelina lepadiformis chromosome 5, kaClaLepa1.1, whole genome shotgun sequence genome and includes:
- the LOC143461245 gene encoding uncharacterized protein LOC143461245 — encoded protein: MADNCTQDNFFQGKIISIKSKLESGNTDDVDKECQQLVAMDTEKSCSNCDVVVQDVISVGISLIEKKQLSTSLSLMKWAINLCENISDAELKLKRLVGCGEVAAKVGEEFLMNNWIDQIKDQVFPIQLDLYDRIKAVKSSDLKLKAEIQCTGAFYLGACYCFLENSEADLEFLESAMRGMDAQFGDQKIKRKVYAMAFGILAYMNHFKGKTQEAADQATKALNMLRGAEDYESEKEREEWYEWANPFLQFANTSS